In Dethiosulfovibrio salsuginis, a single genomic region encodes these proteins:
- a CDS encoding SLC13 family permease, whose protein sequence is MEWFWPEGFYTLLMIGVFAFAAFAWKLPIAVAMAMAAIAGAVAAGDGIPLRHLVEGAFGYVDTILIIATAMIFMKVIQSTGLLDSVAAWVIRKFRGFPVLLSLGIMFIIMVPGMITGSSTAAVLTTGALVAPVLMELGVPVLQTAAAISMGALFGMIAPPISIPAMIIGAGVDIPYVGFGIPLLICTVPLAVVCSLWLIYPYVRKTKDEASLEAQLAKMSRTPLTLRLFLPVVVLVVLLGGERLIPLYWPSLGMPLSFLLASASGLLSGVKWNPVETVTEAIDEALPVMGILMGVGMFIQIMTLTGVRGFVVVSALALPSWTLYLGIAISMPLFGAVSSFGSASVLGVPFLMALLGQNEIVVAAALSLVAALGDLMPPTALAGIFAAQVVGEKNYFKVLRHCALPAVLTAGWGIAVILMAKPIAKLIF, encoded by the coding sequence ATGGAGTGGTTCTGGCCGGAGGGTTTTTACACCCTCCTGATGATAGGGGTCTTCGCCTTCGCCGCCTTCGCCTGGAAGTTGCCTATAGCCGTGGCTATGGCCATGGCGGCCATAGCTGGGGCGGTGGCCGCCGGTGACGGTATTCCCCTCAGGCATCTGGTGGAAGGGGCTTTTGGGTACGTCGACACCATACTGATAATAGCCACCGCTATGATCTTTATGAAGGTCATTCAGAGCACCGGCTTGCTCGATTCGGTCGCTGCGTGGGTTATCCGCAAGTTCAGAGGGTTTCCGGTCCTCCTCAGTCTGGGGATTATGTTTATCATAATGGTTCCTGGAATGATTACCGGGTCTTCCACAGCTGCGGTGCTCACTACCGGCGCATTGGTCGCTCCTGTTCTGATGGAGCTCGGGGTGCCTGTTCTCCAGACCGCCGCCGCTATATCCATGGGGGCTCTCTTTGGGATGATCGCTCCTCCTATTAGCATACCGGCGATGATAATAGGTGCCGGTGTGGACATCCCCTACGTCGGATTCGGTATCCCTCTGCTCATATGCACCGTGCCTCTGGCGGTGGTCTGCTCTCTCTGGCTTATCTATCCCTATGTCAGAAAGACCAAGGACGAGGCGTCCCTTGAGGCCCAGCTGGCCAAGATGAGCAGGACCCCTCTGACCCTCAGGCTCTTTCTTCCTGTGGTGGTGTTGGTGGTGCTTCTTGGAGGGGAGAGGCTTATACCTCTCTACTGGCCTTCTTTAGGTATGCCTCTGAGCTTCCTTTTGGCCTCCGCTTCAGGGCTCCTATCGGGAGTCAAATGGAACCCTGTGGAGACGGTCACCGAGGCTATAGACGAGGCCCTTCCGGTCATGGGCATACTTATGGGAGTGGGGATGTTCATACAGATAATGACCCTAACCGGAGTGAGAGGTTTTGTGGTGGTCTCGGCTCTGGCCCTTCCGTCATGGACCCTCTATCTGGGTATCGCAATCTCTATGCCCCTTTTCGGAGCGGTATCGTCCTTTGGCTCTGCCTCGGTGCTCGGTGTGCCTTTCCTCATGGCACTCCTTGGGCAGAACGAGATAGTCGTGGCGGCGGCTTTGAGCCTAGTGGCCGCCCTAGGGGATCTTATGCCCCCTACGGCTCTCGCTGGGATCTTTGCCGCACAGGTCGTAGGGGAGAAGAACTACTTTAAGGTGCTTCGCCATTGCGCCCTTCCTGCGGTGCTTACGGCGGGCTGGGGCATCGCGGTCATCCTCATGGCCAAGCCTATAGCTAAGCTGATATTCTAG